In Aspergillus luchuensis IFO 4308 DNA, chromosome 1, nearly complete sequence, the following are encoded in one genomic region:
- a CDS encoding sugar transporter family protein (COG:G;~EggNog:ENOG410PF8Z;~InterPro:IPR020846,IPR005828,IPR036259;~PFAM:PF07690,PF00083;~SMCOG1169:sugar transport protein;~TransMembrane:10 (i66-84o104-126i133-151o157-178i190-213o225-243i279-297o317-340i347-366o445-466i);~antiSMASH:Cluster_1.18;~go_component: GO:0016021 - integral component of membrane [Evidence IEA];~go_function: GO:0022857 - transmembrane transporter activity [Evidence IEA];~go_process: GO:0055085 - transmembrane transport [Evidence IEA]), which produces MSHYYEGDKPSTGVPVPVQLSAADEDEQSTMSPIKYMATRLTTLVPPMNPAPNPFKALMLLNRKQWLFFGVAFAGWTWDAFDFFTVSLTATDLAKTFDKSVTDITWGITLVLMLRSVGAITFGVAADRWGRKWPFIVNNLLFVVLELGTGFCQTYKQFLACRALFGIAMGGLYGNAAATALEDCPMEARGIVSGLLQQGYAFGYLLATAFARGLVNTTSHGWRPLYWFGACPPVLIIIYRMFLPETDTFLQRQATREHVRGGVTTTFLSEGNTALKRHWLLLIYLVLLMAGFNFMSHGSQDLYPTLLENQFNFSADAVTVTQVVANLGALTGGTTCGWASQIFGRRFSIVFICIIGGALLYPYTFVTNHSVMAAAFFEQFCVQGAWGVIPIHLMELSPGAIRTFAVGTAYQLGNLVSSASSTIESTIGERFPLPPTEDGTKRYQYGKVICIFMGCVYGYTILVTLIGPERLGRKFDVAHDGDMAVVAAQRGTDGEVEVEGDPEKGTSRMVEG; this is translated from the exons ATGTCCCACTACTACGAAGGGGACAAACCCTCCACCGGGGTGCCCGTTCCCGTCCAGCTATCAGCTGctgacgaggatgagcagTCCACGATGAGTCCCATCAAGTACATGGCCACTCGTCTTACAACCTTGGTGCCTCCTATGAACCCAGCTCCCAATCCCTTCAAGGCTCTCATGCTCCTCAATCGGAAGCAATGGCTCTTTTTTGGG GTTGCTTTTGCCGGCTGGACTTGGGATGCTTTCGATTTCTTCACCGTGTCCTTGACTGCCACCGATCTTGCAAAAACCTTCGACAAATCTGTCACCGACATCACCTGGGGCATCACCTTGGTGCTGATGCTCCGCTCCGTGGGCGCCATTACATTTGGAGTCGCTGCCGATCGCTGGGGTCGCAAGTGGCCCTTTATCGTTAATAACCTCCTGTTTGTCGTGTTGGAACTGGGTACGGGTTTCTGTCAGACCTACAAACAATTTTTGGCTTGTCGCGCTCTCTTTGGCATCGCCATGGGTGGGTTGTACGGCAATGCCGCGGCGACCGCGCTTGAGGACTGTCCCATGGAGGCGCGCGGTATCGTGTCTGGCTTGCTGCAGCAGGGCTATGCGTTTGGATACTTGCTGGCTACCGCATTTGCACGCGGCCTGGTCAATACTACCTCCCACGGATGGCGACCGCTCTACTGGTTTGGGGCCTGCCCGCCCGTGCTAATCATCATCTACCGGATGTTCCTGCCGGAGACCGATACCTTCCTTCAGCGCCAGGCCACTCGAGAGCATGTTCGCGGTGGAGTGACTACAACCTTCTTGTCCGAGGGTAATACAGCCCTGAAGAGACATTGGCTGCTCCTGATCTATCTGGTCTTGCTCATGGCTGGCTTCAACTTCATG TCTCACGGCTCCCAAGATCTCTACCCGACCTTGCTTGAAAACCAATTCAACTTCTCCGCCGATGCCGTTACTGTTACCCAGGTCGTCGCCAACCTCGGCGCCCTGACCGGAGGTACTACGTGCGGCTGGGCCAGTCAGATATTTGGACGTCGCTtctccatcgtcttcatTTGCATTATTGGCGGCGCGCTCCTCTACCCTTACACTTTTGTCACGAATCACAGCGTTATGGCTGCTGCATTCTTTGAACAATTCTGCGTGCAAGGCGCATGGGGtgtcatccccatccacctgaTGGAGCTGTCGCCGGGTGCTATCCGCACCTTCGCGGTAGGTACGGCCTACCAGCTGGGCAACCTCGTCTCGTCGGCTAGTTCGACGATCGAGTCCACGATCGGGGAACGGTTTCCCTTGCCTCCCACAGAGGATGGTACCAAGCGGTACCAGTATGGCAAGGTCATTTGTATCTTTATGGGCTGTGTGTATGGATATACGATCTTGGTGACGCTGATCGGCCCCGAGCGGCTAGGTCGCAAGTTCGATGTCGCGCATGATGGCGATATGGCGGTTGTGGCAGCACAACGGGGAacggatggggaggtggaggtagAGGGTGATCCGGAGAAGGGCACgtcgaggatggtggagggttgA
- the BST1 gene encoding GPI inositol-deacylase (BUSCO:EOG09262KN8;~COG:U;~EggNog:ENOG410PGPB;~InterPro:IPR012908,IPR039529,IPR029058;~PFAM:PF12697,PF07819;~TransMembrane:10 (i114-135o783-801i831-849o881-899i906-926o946-977i998-1021o1041-1058i1070-1089o1095-1112i);~antiSMASH:Cluster_1.18;~go_function: GO:0016788 - hydrolase activity, acting on ester bonds [Evidence IEA]) — protein sequence MHRRSSGSPAEDDAEESLAPVSRTPTDPSPAPQVLDPPENSRPQAAARTGTSFDLRRDASNPRSRNSSLWRTSSSSTESRSSAVMMPLASQRLPMEASPDGHLRFRPSRLRSPWPVSILTALTTLVASIFLFFILRSFSERQIGGDGCGIPVMSPTFLRMVGFDTEHTRFASKYNLFLYREEGVDPYNQENLGLNGAPVLFLPGNAGSYRQVRSLAAEASRHYADVVRHDEERLKSGTRSLDFFMIDFNEDLAAFHGQTLLDQAEYVNEAVSYILSLYHDPRRSRRDPGLPDPSAVILVGHSMGGIVARTALTMTNYQANSVNTIVTMSAPHAKPPVSFESDIVHTYKQINDYWRDAYSQTWANNNPLWHLTLISIAGGSRDTVVPSDYASISSLVPDTHGFTVFTSTIPDVWIGMDHLSITWCDQFRKAIIKSLFDVVDVRRASQTKPRAERMRIFKKWYLTGLEPTAERTLPQKEPSTLLTLEDSTNIILPQGQRLILRELGHSPNTNVHLLPVPPQGVSGKKFTLLTDQKLDNPGEQGTLEVLFCSVFPLHNGKFASIFSMNMDFSGSSAGSTRLACKNAAEDGIHLPASTRTSKQAYDRTSPFSYLQYDLEDLVEHQFVAVVDKARSPTRGWVVAEFSDSSDSVIRARVGLGGLLSAGLKMRLPANRPMLTEVRIPALHSSLLNYKLKIVRRGYGEQPELFAPLLRQSIPDPHESKFFVNVKQVNVNLHGVAPFMPPPLREQATLGGVSFHLWTDPSSESTVDISLSVDVLGSLGELVMRYRTVFAAFPILVIALVLRKQFQVYDETGYFITFAEGLDSTLRSSLPILLLAMSLLASSLATSTTLPPSDDPFHWRTNSTESPVDFTKNDLLLGSQDAFFWFLVPVFGLISVGVCVMMNYVALSLLSVLSFFYGLLNSKSGYIKRDDKGNLPIFSAPTPRRRLINTAILLILVATTIPYQFAYMVACIVQLATCVRAQWHAKETKSTTHYNFANLTYSIFLLMLWILPINILVLLVWAHNLVVHWFMPFSSHHNVLSIMPFILLVEAMTTGTMVPRVSSRLKNVTSLILFALAIYSAVYGVSYGYLLHHLTNLFAAWLVGIYLFSSGFSPRRLWRILEGDDANSSAEPGSSHMKKKP from the exons ATGCACAGACGCTCGTCTGGCTCGCCAGCCGAGGACGACGCTGAAGAATCCCTGGCCCCCGTCTCTCGCACCCCGACAGACCCGAGTCCTGCGCCTCAAGTCCTCGATCCGCCGGAAAATTCGCGTCCGCAGGCCGCTGCCAGGACCGGCACCAGCTTCGATCTTCGTAGAGATGCCTCCAATCCGCGTTCCCGAAATTCTAGCCTTTGGCgcacttcctcctcctccaccgaaTCCCGCTCCTCCGCCGTTATGATGCCGCTGGCTTCCCAGCGATTGCCCATGGAAGCCTCCCCGGACGGTCACCTCCGCTTTCGACCGTCGCGCCTCCGCAGTCCCTGGCCCGTTTCCATCCTGACCGCGCTCACCACCCTGGTCGCCTCGatatttctcttcttcatcctccggtcCTTCTCCGAACGGCAGATTGGCGGCGATGGCTGTGGAATTCCCGTCATGAGTCCCACCTTCCTTCGTATGGTGGGTTTCGATACGGAACATACCCGGTTTGCGAGCAAGTATAATCTGTTCCTCTATCGGGAGGAGGGTGTCGACCCGTACAACCAGGAGAACTTGGGC TTAAACGGTGCCcctgtcctcttcctccccggaAATGCCGGCAGCTATCGACAAGTTCGCTCCCTGGCTGCCGAAGCCTCGAGACACTATGCCGACGTCGTCCGACATGATGAGGAGCGGCTCAAATCAGGTACCCGCAGCTTAGACTTTTTCATGATCGACTTCAACGAAGACCTGGCGGCCTTCCATGGCCAGACACTACTCGATCAAGCGGAATATGTCAACGAAGCCGTGTCATACATCCTCTCGCTCTACCATGATCCGCGACGGTCGCGGAGGGACCCTGGCCTTCCCGACCCCAGCGCGGTGATCTTAGTTGGGCATTCCATGGGAGGCATTGTCGCACGCACGGCGTTAACAATGACGAATTACCAGGCAAACTCGGTCAACACGATTGTCACCATGTCTGCACCGCACGCAAAGCCCCCGGTTTCGTTCGAATCGGACATCGTTCATACATACAAGCAAATTAACGATTACTGGCGGGATGCCTACTCCCAGACCTGGGCGAACAACAACCCACTGTGGCACCTTACGCTGATCTCGATCGCGGGTGGTTCGCGCGATACGGTGGTTCCGTCGGACTACGCTAGTATCTCGTCGCTGGTTCCGGACACGCACGGCTTCACGGTTTTCACATCGACGATCCCTGATGTCTGGATCGGTATGGACCATCTGTCAATTACGTGGTGTGACCAGTTCCGCAAGGCAATCATCAAGTCGTTGTTCGACGTGGTGGATGTCCGTCGGGCCAGCCAGACAAAGCCCAGGGCCGAGCGTATGCGGATCTTCAAGAAATGGTATTTGACTGGATTAGAGCCGACCGCTGAAAGAACGCTCCCACAGAAAG AACCATCTACATTATTGACGCTGGAAGATagcaccaacatcatcctgcCGCAAGGCCAGCGACTAATTCTTCGCGAGCTCGGCCACAGCCCGAATACCAACGTCCACCTGCTTCCCGTTCCGCCGCAGGGTGTGTCGGGGAAGAAGTTTACTCTTCTTACAGATCAGAAATTAGACAACCCCGGAGAGCAGGGGACATTGGAGGTTCTCTTCTGCAGTGTCTTCCCGTTGCACAACGGCAAGTTTGCCAGCATTTTCTCGATGAACATGGACTTTTCCGGGAGCAGCGCCGGCTCGACGCGCCTGGCTTGCAAGAACGCTGCGGAGGATGGCATACACCTACCAGCGTCGACGAGGACCTCGAAGCAAGCGTATGACCGGACCTCTCCTTTCTCGTATCTCCAGTACGATCTGGAGGATTTGGTCGAGCACCAGTTTGTGGCAGTGGTCGACAAAGCGCGGTCTCCAACTCGCGGCtgggtggtggcggagtTCTCCGACAGCTCTGACTCAGTCATCCGAGCTCGTGTGGGCTTGGGCGGCTTGCTCAGTGCTGGACTGAAGATGAGACTTCCGGCGAACCGCCCAATGCTCACTGAGGTGAGAATTCCGGCGCTGCATTCGAGTTTGTTGAATTACAAGCTTAAGATCGTCCGCCGGGGTTACGGAGAACAGCCCGAGCTGTTTGCACCGCTATTGCGCCAGTCGATCCCTGATCCCCACGAGTCCAAGTTCTTTGTCAATGTGAAGCAGGTCAATGTCAATCTGCACGGAGTCGCTCCGTTCATGCCTCCGCCTCTTCGTGAGCAAGCCACCCTTGGTGGAGTGTCTTTCCATTTGTGGACAGATCCGAGCAGCGAGTCAACGGTTGACATCTCCTTGTCGGTGGACGTCCTAGGTAGTCTAGGTGAGCTCGTGATGCGGTACCGCACCGTTTTTGCTGCCTTCCCGATTCTGGTAATTGCTTTGGTTCTGCGCAAGCAGTTTCAGGTCTATGACGAGACGGGTTATTTTATCACCTTCGCAGAGGGGTTGGATAGCACACTGCGGTCGTCTTTGCCTATTTTGCTGCTCGCCATGTCGTTGCTGGCTTCTTCCCTGGCTACGTCGACTACGCTGCCTCCAAGCGATGATCCATTCCATTGGCGCACCAACTCCACGGAGTCGCCCGTTGATTTTACGAAGAATGATCTACTGTTGGGATCGCAGGATGCTTTCTTTTGGTTCTTGGTTCCTGTGTTCGGTCTGATCAGTGTGGGCGTGTGCGTGATGATGAATTATGTGGCTCTGTCCCTGCTGTCggttttgtctttcttctatGGTCTGTTGAACAGCAAGTCAGGGTATATCAAGCGTGATGACAAGGG CAACCTTCCCATCTTTTCGGCCCCTACGCCCAGACGACGGTTGATTAACACCGCTATTCTGCTGATTCTTGTTGCGACTACTATCCCGTATCAGTTTGCCTATATGGTGGCGTGCATCGTGCAGCTCGCTACTTGCGTGCGAGCCCAATGGCATGCGAAAGAGACG AAATCTACGACTCATTATAATTTCGCCAATCTTACATACTCGATCTTTCTCCTGATGCTGTGGATCCTGCCGATCAACATCCTTGTCCTGCTCGTGTGGGCACATAACCTTGTGGTGCATTGGTTCATGCCattctcctcccaccacaaTGTGCTGTCAATTATGCCGTTTATCCTGCTCGTTGAGGCCATGACGACAGGAACGATGGTCCCTCGAGTCAGCTCACG GCTAAAAAACGTCACCTCCCTCATTCTCTTCGCCCTTGCCATCTACTCCGCAGTCTACGGCGTCTCCTACGGCTaccttctccatcacctTACTAATCTTTTTGCCGCCTGGCTCGTGGGCATCTACCTCTTCAGCAGCGGCTTCTCACCCCGCCGACTTTGGCGCATCCTAGAAGGCGACGACGCGAACTCCTCGGCCGAACCAGGGAGTAGTCACATGAAGAAAAAACCATAA
- a CDS encoding uncharacterized protein (COG:S;~EggNog:ENOG410PU6N;~antiSMASH:Cluster_1.18) gives MLIFLGKLTYPPYATNELFAVIFSNNMQQGEKVAVVHQWTKDAAGQAKANSFAQRTVDKAIITSAGEKEIELFYGERETTYYWYKGTQSGSKLTLSMFNKSGEEVVKKIELLATYY, from the exons atgctcatcttcctcggcaAGCTAACCTACCCGCCCTACGCCACGAACGAACTCTTCGCCGTCATCTTCAGCAACAACATGCAACAAGGTGAAAAAGTAGCAGTCGTTCACCAATGGACTAAGGATGCGGCCGGACAGGCAAAAGCCAATTCATTTGCGCAAAGGACTGTTGATAAGGCGATTATCACGTCggcgggggagaaggagattgaGCTTTTTtatggggagagggagacgaCTTATTACTG GTATAAAGGCACCCAATCCGGGAGTAAATTGACATTGTCGATGTTCAACaagagtggagaggaagtGGTCAAGAAGATTGAGCTCCTGGCGACGTATTATTGA
- a CDS encoding uncharacterized protein (antiSMASH:Cluster_1.18), with product MSFFCHYQSHLPLTQTDHEPSPLTEALEQAREAAHSARDMAVQAQNATEDAKKNYDKSEENFHDAFRRYTEARERLDDALEKSTESARRFTEALERYEAEFERVRR from the coding sequence ATGTCCTTTTTCTGCCACTACCAATCCCACCTCCCTCTAACCCAAACGGACCACGAACCCTCACCTCTCACCGAAGCCCTCGAACAGGCACGAGAAGCAGCCCACTCAGCACGAGACATGGCAGTGCAAGCACAAAATGCAACCGAAGATGCCAAGAAGAACTATGATAAATCAGAAGAAAACTTCCACGATGCCTTTCGAAGGTATACCGAAGCACGGGAGAGACTAGATGACGCTTTAGAAAAGTCAACTGAGTCGGCGAGGAGGTTTACTGAGGCGTTGGAGAGGTATGAGGCAGAATTTGAGAGGGTGAGGCGATAA
- a CDS encoding uncharacterized protein (COG:S;~EggNog:ENOG410PV1W;~InterPro:IPR011009) produces MLRVPYHEPGTLYYHLFEPNSEISLQDGKRPTNPPLTSVARVLCLCLMSCSVEVRDKAWREKAKKDLPTWTTGFDTTSSEIPQFEPNQSPTASQHSHSTTIKSDSTSCSSYQPSHSSVGSSPTENHRMPTRASSRRHRTPDADTNTGPRRQKRRISENAEPSGLQEDTDCRGDDTNKDTAQFCTQRCLLGLQHGRSLDEQCPNVALHRLGANGDHHQILPETLVRKIEKQLNKEFDHGCTPIGGCASTGPLFKITSSTLGYTVVGKGASANLWKEKVSHEADIYRILHQAQGSAVPVVLGTVDLRMTYFSHEADINHMLLMAWAGKQIDNCEDKSFKREVKRSEKEIRSLGVIHHKIQRQNALWNPELRRVLIIDFDYSQLDSLPNEKRQFLMGKKIRDPYGRKRPSSVPLE; encoded by the coding sequence ATGTTGCGAGTCCCCTATCATGAGCCGGGCACTCTGTACTACCATCTCTTCGAGCCCAACAGTGAAATCAGTTTACAAGATGGCAAAAGACCCACAAATCCTCCCCTAACATCTGTGGCGCGAGTCCTGTGTCTCTGTCTGATGAGTTGTAGCGTAGAAGTCCGTGATAAGGCCTGGCGAGAAAAGGCGAAAAAGGACCTGCCGACCTGGACAACAGGCTTTGATACAACATCTTCCGAAATTCCGCAATTTGAGCCGAACCAAAGTCCTACGGCTTCGCAACATTCCCACAGCACGACCATCAAGAGCGACTCCACATCCTGCTCGTCGTACCAACCATCCCATTCTTCTGTTGGGTCTTCGCCTACAGAAAACCATAGAATGCCGACTCGGGCTTCGTCGCGGCGCCACCGTACCCCGGATGCAGATACCAATACAGGCCCCAGGAGACAAAAGCGTCGAATCAGCGAGAATGCTGAGCCATCGGGGCTCCAAGAGGACACTGATTGTCGCGGGGATGACACCAACAAAGATACAGCTCAATTTTGTACCCAGCGTTGCTTGCTTGGTCTGCAGCATGGGAGAAGTCTGGACGAACAGTGTCCGAACGTAGCGCTGCACCGGCTAGGTGCAAATGGCGACCATCACCAGATTCTTCCTGAAACGTTGGTCCGGAAAATCGAGAAGCAGCTCAATAAAGAATTTGACCATGGATGCACGCCCATCGGTGGCTGTGCGTCAACCGGCCCACTATTTAAGATTACATCTTCGACACTTGGGTATACTGTGGTTGGCAAAGGAGCCTCAGCTAATCTttggaaagaaaaggtcTCTCATGAAGCAGACATTTACCGCATACTTCACCAAGCGCAGGGATCTGCAGTTCCTGTTGTTCTTGGAACAGTGGATCTGAGAATGACTTACTTTTCGCATGAAGCCGATATTAACCACATGCTCCTCATGGCTTGGGCAGGAAAGCAGATCGATAATTGCGAGGACAAGTCCTTCAAACGCGAAGTCAAAAGATCTGAAAAGGAGATCCGCTCTCTTGGAGTCATACATCATAAAATCCAGCGCCAGAACGCGTTGTGGAACCCCGAGCTACGCCGGGTGTTGATTATTGACTTTGATTATTCGCAACTCGATTCACTTCCAAACGAAAAGCGGCAATtcttgatggggaagaaaatCCGCGACCCCTACGGCCGAAAGCGACCATCTTCAGTTCCACTCGAGTAA
- a CDS encoding uncharacterized protein (COG:S;~EggNog:ENOG410PV1W;~TransMembrane:2 (o6-25i37-55o)) — protein MDLTCVSTIRVSPFVVGVLRCLFLYRAFRSTLRNSSIVCFCHSNGCIFFTFPIVYPHIMGGDSSPEYKTPPERVFEAYSAASAANTTADAAIQCRVPGESADTTLQRARAAIQIAEEDRLRAQEKAKEARKEGERLIEELEAERERLREELEVERERSRRTTFGELLQYCHIIFSQPVRVENLTRCTKGKIPQPRGKYCPLKLELWENCDTEQQEIYRAVLNYFEPPGSAALRLFTPHLGLESMGEYFDRPISSERDVAALEQFTVESQVQKILAELCNIPAARDKFQLGSGVRFDSHANCLDDVEADKEQDRTAEKHYIARIRDQTSIASTKSTVTMTT, from the exons ATGGATTTGACTTGCGTGTCTACGATACGGGTTTCTCCGTTTGTTG TTGGCGTTCTTCGCTGTCTATTTCTTTACAGAGCTTTCCGATCAACTCTTCGAAATTCCTCCATTGTGTGTTTTTGCCACTCCAACGGTTGCATTTTCTTCACTTTTCCCATCGTATATCCACATATAATGGGTGGTGACAGTTCCCCTGAGTACAAGACTCCCCCGGAAAGGGTTTTCGAAGCATATAGCGCGGCTAGTGCAGCAAATACAACAGCTGATGCAGCAATCCAATGTCGTGTACCAGGGGAAAGTGCTGATACAACACTTCAAAGGGCTCGTGCAGCCATACAAATTGCCGAGGAAGACAGGCTACGGGCTCAGGAAAAGGCGAAGGAAGCACGGAAAGAAGGGGAACGGTTAATAGAGGAattggaggcggagagggaACGGTTAAGAGAGGaattggaggtggagagggaacGATCGAGACGTACGACATTTGGAGAACTCCTTCAATACTGCCACATCATATTTTCACAACCCGTTAGAGTCGAAAATCTTACTCGCTGCACAAAGGGAAAGATTCCGCAGCCCAGAGGAAAATACTGCCCCTTGAAGCTCGAGCTTTGGGAAAACTGTGACACCGAGCAACAGGAGATCTACCGGGCTGTTCTTAACTACTTTGAGCCGCCAGGAAGTGCTGCGTTAAGACTCTTCACACCTCATCTTGGTTTAGAAAGCATGGGCGAATATTTTGACAGGCCAATAAGCAGTGAACGAGATGTGGCAGCTCTTGAACAGTTTACCGTGGAGAGCCAAGTCCAGAAGATACTTGCGGAGCTCTGCAATATACCGGCTGCAAGAGATAAATTTCAATTGGGCAGTGGAGTTCGGTTCGACAGTCATGCGAATtgtcttgatgatgtcgaagccGACAAAGAGCAAGACCGGACAGCGGAGAAGCATTATATTGCCAGAATCCGAGACCAGACCAGTATTGCATCCACCAAGTCGACGGTGACAATGACAACCTGA